The following are from one region of the Anomaloglossus baeobatrachus isolate aAnoBae1 chromosome 1, aAnoBae1.hap1, whole genome shotgun sequence genome:
- the NMRK2 gene encoding nicotinamide riboside kinase 2, whose translation MRRIILGIGGVTNGGKTTLTKRLIGVLPNCCVIHQDDFFKPPDQIEVGEDGFKQWDVITSIDMESMVNTVTAWVENPVKFARSHGIALSHISDSDDVQILILEGFLLYNHKMLADLCLERYYLSIPYEECKRRRSGRNYTVPDPPGLFDGHVWPMYLKHRQEMEDSGVRTVSIDGLLSRDEIFTSVYADIQNRFLNAF comes from the exons TGTTACAAATGGTGGTAAGACCACGCTGACGAAAAGACTTATTGGCGTTCTTCCCAATTGTTGTGTGATCCATCAGGATGACTTCTTTAAG CCGCCAGATCAGATAGAAGTTGGTGAAGATGGCTTTAAACAATGGGATG TGATCACTTCCATTGATATGGAATCAATGGTGAATACTGTAACTGCTTGGGTAGAGAATCCTGTCAAGTTTGCCCGGTCACATGGAATTGCTCTCTCTCATATTTCTGATTCTGATGATGTGCAAATACTGATTCTGGAGGGTTTTCTCCTGTATAATCACAA GATGCTAGCAGACTTGTGTTTAGAACGCTATTATTTAAGCATTCCGTATGAAGAGTGCAAGAGGAGGCGCAG TGGTAGAAACTACACTGTGCCAGACCCACCAGGGTTATTTGATGGTCATGTGTGGCCTATGTATCTGAAACATAGACAAGAGATGGAAGACAGTGGTGTGCGTACAG TGTCTATAGATGGCCTTCTTTCCCGGGATGAGATATTCACCAGTGTATATGCAGATATTCAGAACAGATTCTTGAATGCCTTTTAG